In one window of Kiritimatiellia bacterium DNA:
- a CDS encoding ATP-binding protein → MTHSANQTFGRTVAIASGKGGTGKTTVAVNLAAMLAEQGEAVQYLDGDVEEPNGHLFLKPTIEHSEEIGIPVPVIDKQKCTACGQCTEACEYNALAVLKWAMVFPELCHGCGGCAMVCPTGAIREESRTVGVVETGRAGRILFAQGRMNVGEAMAPAVIRALQRARVDGALVILDAPPGTACPVVATVRDADDVLLVTEPTPFGLNDLRLAVDLMRQLGRRFGVVINRAGIGDDGVRDFCRSEAIPVLAELPDDRKVAEAYSRGELAAETVPGFRDAMLKLAEDVFA, encoded by the coding sequence ATGACCCATTCTGCGAACCAGACCTTTGGGCGCACCGTGGCCATCGCCAGCGGCAAGGGCGGGACGGGCAAGACGACCGTCGCGGTCAACCTGGCCGCCATGCTGGCCGAACAGGGCGAGGCAGTCCAGTACCTGGACGGCGACGTGGAGGAGCCCAACGGGCATCTCTTTCTGAAACCCACGATCGAGCACAGCGAGGAGATAGGCATCCCCGTCCCGGTCATCGACAAGCAGAAATGCACGGCCTGCGGCCAATGCACCGAGGCCTGCGAGTACAACGCCCTCGCCGTCCTGAAATGGGCGATGGTCTTCCCCGAACTGTGCCACGGGTGCGGGGGCTGCGCCATGGTGTGCCCGACGGGCGCGATCCGGGAAGAGTCGAGGACCGTCGGCGTGGTCGAAACCGGCCGCGCCGGGCGGATCCTTTTCGCCCAGGGCCGGATGAACGTCGGCGAAGCCATGGCCCCTGCGGTCATTCGCGCGCTCCAGCGCGCACGGGTGGACGGCGCGCTCGTGATTCTCGATGCGCCGCCGGGGACGGCCTGCCCGGTCGTCGCGACCGTGCGCGACGCGGATGATGTCCTGCTGGTGACGGAGCCGACCCCGTTTGGATTGAACGACCTGCGGCTGGCGGTGGACTTGATGCGGCAACTGGGCCGGCGCTTCGGGGTGGTCATTAACCGCGCGGGGATCGGCGATGACGGGGTTCGAGATTTCTGCCGCTCGGAAGCCATCCCCGTCCTGGCCGAACTGCCGGACGACCGAAAGGTGGCGGAAGCCTACTCGCGCGGCGAGCTGGCGGCGGAAACCGTCCCCGGCTTTCGCGACGCCATGCTGAAGCTGGCGGAGGACGTTTTCGCGTGA
- a CDS encoding iron-sulfur cluster assembly scaffold protein, with protein MNTPTPGTDPYFGRMNDPTASARLRGPCGDEMEFYLDIRDGRIEDVRYYTDGCAHTRLCGAAVAERARGKTVHDALGINPREILEGQECLPEEGRHCAILAVSTLYRALAGYLLKP; from the coding sequence ATGAACACACCCACCCCGGGCACGGATCCGTATTTCGGCCGGATGAATGACCCGACGGCCTCGGCCCGGCTGCGGGGCCCGTGCGGCGACGAGATGGAATTCTACCTGGACATCCGCGACGGGCGGATCGAGGACGTCCGGTATTACACGGACGGCTGCGCGCACACGCGGCTGTGCGGCGCCGCCGTGGCGGAGCGGGCCCGGGGTAAAACAGTGCATGACGCCCTCGGCATCAACCCGCGGGAGATCCTCGAGGGGCAGGAGTGCCTGCCCGAGGAGGGACGGCACTGCGCGATCCTGGCGGTCAGCACGCTGTACCGGGCGCTGGCCGGCTACCTGTTGAAGCCATGA